Proteins encoded by one window of Mycteria americana isolate JAX WOST 10 ecotype Jacksonville Zoo and Gardens chromosome 26, USCA_MyAme_1.0, whole genome shotgun sequence:
- the COPZ1 gene encoding LOW QUALITY PROTEIN: coatomer subunit zeta-1 (The sequence of the model RefSeq protein was modified relative to this genomic sequence to represent the inferred CDS: deleted 1 base in 1 codon), translating into MEALILEPSLYTVKAVIILDNDGDRLFAKYYDDTYPSAKEQKAFEKNIFNKTHRTDSEIALLEGLTVVYKSSIDLYFYVIGSSHENELMLTAVLNCLFDSLSQMLRKNVEKRALLENMEGLFLAVDEIVDGGVVLESDPQQVVHRVAVRGEDVPLTEQTVSQVLQSAKEQIKWSLLR; encoded by the exons ATGGAGGCGCTGATCCTG GAGCCGTCCCTCTACACCGTCAAAGCCGTCATCATCTTGGACAACGATGGCGACCGGCTCTTCGCCAAG TACTACGACGACACGTACCCCAGCGCCAAGGAGCAGAAAGCCTTCGAGAAGAACATCTTCAACAAGACCCACCGCACCGACA GCGAGATCGCGCTGCTCGAGGGGCTGACCGTCGTCTACAAGAGCAGCATCGACCTCTACTTCTACGTCATCGGCAGCTCCCACGAGAACGAG CTGATGCTCACGGCCGTCCTCAACTGCCTCTTCGACTCGCTCAGCCAGATGCTGCG GAAGAACGTGGAGAAGCGGGCGCTGCTGGAG AACATGGAGGGGCTCTTCCTGGCCGTGGACGAGATCGTGGACGGGGG cgtcgTCCTGGAGAGCGACCCCCAGCAAGTGGTACATCGCGTGGCCGTGCG GGGCGAGGACGTGCCCCTCACGGAGCAGACGGTCTCGCAG GTGCTGCAGTCGGCAAAGGAGCAGATCAAGTGGTCGCTGCTGCGCTAG
- the ITGA5 gene encoding LOW QUALITY PROTEIN: integrin alpha-5 (The sequence of the model RefSeq protein was modified relative to this genomic sequence to represent the inferred CDS: deleted 2 bases in 1 codon) has protein sequence MAPAPAPAPAPPRRPRPRPRPRPRPRPRPRALLPVLLPLLLPSLPVAAFNLEASRPVAFRGAPGSLFGFALDFYLPRPRSVSILVGAPKANTSQPNVTQGGAVYHCPWPPGDDCTPIDFDHIGTRTHDFGGNSTETPDPVEFKSLQWFGATVRAHNASILACAPLYSWSPPKEEGGGREPVGTCFLSIGNFSKFVEYAPCRSDLNSAAGQGYCQGGFSAEFTQTGRVLVGGPGSYFWQGQVMSATQEQIAASSYPEYFIQEVAGQLQTRQAAPTYDDSYMGYSVAVGEFSGDMIQDFVAGVPKGNLTYGYVTILNGTNMKSLYNFSGEQHISSRRHRDGVAGKPNPLLSRHKKPRTPPELAPLPFPKELPKALAGGGLLPAPLALAAAAAAMAAPPLALRPPGPPLLPGPPLAPALLRPAPGPLRPAPRPPPLLPY, from the exons atggccccggccccggccccggccccggcccccccgcgccgcccccggccccggccccggccccggccccggccccggccccggccccgggcgctgctgccggtgctgctgccgctgctgctgccgtcGCTGCCCGTCGCTGCCTTCAACCTGGAGGCGTCGCGGCCCGTCGCCTTCCGCGGGGCCCCCGGGTCCCTCTTCGGCTTCGCGTTGGACTTTtacctgccccggccccgcag tgtcagCATCCTGGTGGGTGCCCCCAAGGCCAACACGAGCCAGCCCAATGTCACCCAGGGGGGGGCCGTCTACCACTGCCCCTGGCCCCCCGGTGACGACTGCACCCCCATCGACTTCGACCACATCG ggACCCGTACCCACGACTTCGGGGGCAACAGCACCGAGACCCCCGACCCCGTCGAGTTCAAGTCCCTGCAGTGGTTCGGGGCCACTGTGCGGGCCCACAACGCCTCCATCCTG gCCTGTGCCCCACTGTACAGCTGGAGCCCCCccaaggaggagggggggggccgggagccggtGGGCACTTGCTTCCTCTCCATCGGCAACTTCTCCAAGTTCGTGGAGTACGCGCCCTGCCGCTCAG aCCTGAACTCTGCGGCCGGGCAGGGCTACTGCCAGGGGGGCTTCAGCGCCGAGTTCACCCAG ACGGGACGGGTGCTCGTGGGGGGGCCCGGCAGCTACTTCTGGCAAG ggcaggtGATGTCGGCGACGCAGGAGCAGATCGCGGCGTCCAGCTACCCCGAGTACTTCATCCAGGAGGTGGCCGGGCAGCTCCAGACGCGCCAGGCGGCCCCCACCTACGATGACAGCTACATGG gctacTCGGTGGCGGTCGGTGAGTTCAGCGGGGACATGATACAAG ACTTCGTGGCCGGCGTCCCCAAGGGCAACCTCACCTATGGCTAC gtcACCATCCTCAACGGCACCAACATGAAGTCCCTCTACAACTTCTCAGGGGAgcag cacatCTCCAGCCGGCGGCACCGGGACGGGGTGGCCGGAAAACCCAACCCGCTGCTGAGCCGCCACAAGAAGCCCCGGACCCCCCCGGAGCTG GCGCCGCTGCCCTTCCCCAAGGAGCTGCCGAAggcgctggcggggggggggctgctgcccgcc cccctggccctggccgccgccgccgccgccatggccgccccCCCGCTGGCCCTgcgcccccccgggccccccctccTGCCCGGGCCCCCCCTGGCCCCCGCCCTGCTacgccccgcccccgggcccctGCGCCCCGCCCCACGcccccctcctcttctcccctactga